One stretch of Streptococcus australis DNA includes these proteins:
- a CDS encoding nuclear transport factor 2 family protein yields MSKQVKNAQNLYIHAIQDGRVAEAQAQSVGDTYIQHSTGVPDGKEGFSAFFANFFERYPEREMKIVRTIEDGNLVFVHVHQYLNGGEAQWVTTDTFRSDENGRIVEHWDVIDYYRTPENEQLDQIFGDFEITDLDKTAENKKTVRRFLTEIFQNGELEQWSDYVADDLIQHSHEIGQGSAAYKNYVAEHGVTFDFVFQLLGQGNYVVSYGQTQIDGVAYAQYDIFRLENGLIVEHWDNKEVMPKAEDLTNRGKF; encoded by the coding sequence ATGTCAAAACAAGTTAAAAATGCACAAAATCTATATATTCATGCTATTCAAGACGGACGAGTTGCTGAGGCTCAAGCCCAGTCCGTAGGGGATACTTATATCCAACATTCGACAGGTGTGCCAGATGGGAAAGAAGGTTTTTCGGCTTTCTTTGCAAATTTCTTTGAGCGTTATCCCGAGCGTGAGATGAAAATTGTTCGCACCATTGAAGACGGCAATCTGGTCTTTGTCCATGTTCACCAATATCTCAATGGCGGGGAAGCGCAATGGGTGACGACAGATACTTTCCGTTCTGATGAGAATGGTCGTATCGTGGAGCATTGGGATGTCATTGACTACTATCGCACTCCAGAAAATGAACAGTTAGATCAGATCTTTGGTGATTTTGAAATTACGGATTTGGATAAGACAGCAGAAAATAAAAAAACTGTTCGCCGTTTCTTGACAGAAATTTTCCAAAATGGGGAACTGGAGCAGTGGAGTGATTATGTGGCAGACGATTTGATTCAGCATAGTCATGAGATTGGACAAGGAAGTGCTGCTTATAAAAACTATGTGGCTGAACATGGTGTCACTTTCGACTTTGTTTTCCAGCTTTTGGGACAAGGGAACTATGTGGTTAGCTATGGGCAGACTCAGATTGATGGAGTGGCTTATGCCCAGTATGACATCTTCCGTTTGGAGAACGGCTTGATTGTGGAGCATTGGGATAATAAGGAAGTTATGCCTAAGGCAGAAGACTTGACCAATCGAGGGAAGTTTTAA
- a CDS encoding MarR family winged helix-turn-helix transcriptional regulator — MKDSHLVAHHIRLLNGRIFQKLLSQDPEALYRSEQGKILTVLWNSETGCATATDIALATGLTNNTLTTMIKKLEEQNLVTISPCGIDKRKKYVKLTERGWSQKEVGHRISQKLDAIFYKGFSEEEIRQFESYQERILENLKEKEA; from the coding sequence ATGAAAGATAGTCATTTAGTAGCCCACCATATTCGTTTGCTGAATGGGCGGATTTTTCAAAAGTTACTGAGTCAGGATCCGGAGGCTCTTTATCGAAGTGAGCAGGGTAAGATTCTCACTGTTTTATGGAATAGTGAAACTGGCTGTGCAACTGCGACAGATATTGCGCTGGCGACTGGTCTCACCAACAATACGCTCACAACCATGATTAAGAAACTTGAGGAGCAAAATCTGGTTACCATCAGTCCATGTGGAATAGACAAGAGAAAAAAATATGTCAAGTTGACGGAGCGTGGTTGGTCTCAGAAAGAAGTTGGCCATCGTATCAGTCAAAAACTGGATGCGATTTTTTATAAAGGCTTCTCAGAGGAAGAAATTCGCCAGTTTGAAAGTTATCAGGAACGCATTTTAGAAAATTTGAAAGAAAAAGAGGCGTAA
- a CDS encoding O-antigen ligase family protein, translated as MKSIGLLDKIRGLSKKDFFLYLMIMSIFLPFYLFLALFALYLIGLLVTGEMKGIIKGLAKHPVLLFFIAYSSIISIVAKNWLGLVASLLMFLLLIFFSFYQKRLTHAFFRLILQTILFGSVLSAVFATLEHFQIVKKFNYAFLSPNMQVWHQNRAEVTFFNPNYYGIICCFCIMIAFYLFTTTKLRWLKVFCVLAGFVNLFGLNFTQNRTAFPAIIAGAIIYLFTTIKNWRAFWLSIGVFGIGLCFLFSSDLGVRMGTLDSSMEERVSIWNAGMTLFKQNPIWGEGPLTYMNSYPRIHAPYHEHAHSLYIDTILSYGLIGTILLSISSVIPVHMMMDMSQESGKRPIIGLYLSFLTVVAVHGIFDLALFWIQSGFIFLLVMCSLPLEHRTLVSEMTD; from the coding sequence TTGAAATCAATTGGATTACTGGATAAGATAAGAGGGCTTTCGAAAAAAGATTTCTTTTTGTATCTGATGATCATGAGTATCTTTTTGCCTTTTTATTTGTTCTTAGCACTCTTTGCTTTGTATTTGATAGGTTTACTTGTTACTGGGGAGATGAAGGGAATTATCAAAGGATTGGCCAAACATCCTGTACTTCTCTTTTTTATTGCCTACAGTAGTATCATCTCCATCGTCGCCAAGAACTGGCTTGGATTGGTTGCATCTTTACTGATGTTTCTCTTACTCATTTTCTTTAGTTTTTATCAGAAACGTCTGACGCATGCTTTCTTTCGACTGATTCTGCAGACAATCTTGTTTGGTAGTGTGCTCTCTGCTGTTTTTGCTACTTTGGAACATTTCCAAATTGTAAAGAAATTTAACTATGCCTTTCTTTCGCCCAATATGCAAGTATGGCACCAGAACCGTGCAGAGGTAACCTTCTTTAATCCGAATTACTATGGAATTATCTGTTGTTTCTGTATCATGATTGCCTTTTATCTCTTTACAACGACCAAGTTAAGATGGTTAAAAGTCTTTTGTGTGCTAGCAGGTTTTGTAAATCTATTTGGTTTGAATTTTACGCAGAATCGAACAGCCTTTCCTGCCATCATCGCTGGTGCGATTATTTATCTTTTTACAACCATTAAAAACTGGCGTGCCTTCTGGCTCAGTATAGGAGTTTTCGGAATTGGCCTTTGCTTCCTCTTCTCAAGCGATTTGGGTGTCCGTATGGGAACATTAGATTCTTCAATGGAGGAGCGTGTTTCAATCTGGAATGCGGGTATGACTTTGTTCAAGCAAAATCCGATCTGGGGTGAGGGTCCACTGACCTATATGAATTCCTATCCGAGAATTCATGCACCTTACCACGAGCACGCGCATAGTCTTTACATCGATACTATTTTAAGTTATGGTTTGATTGGAACCATTCTCTTATCCATTTCTTCGGTTATCCCGGTTCACATGATGATGGATATGAGTCAGGAGTCTGGTAAACGACCAATTATCGGTCTTTATCTCTCCTTCCTTACAGTAGTCGCTGTACATGGAATTTTTGACTTGGCTCTCTTTTGGATTCAGTCAGGATTCATCTTCTTGCTGGTTATGTGCAGTCTACCACTGGAACATCGAACACTGGTGTCCGAAATGACAGATTAA
- the birA gene encoding bifunctional biotin--[acetyl-CoA-carboxylase] ligase/biotin operon repressor BirA, which produces MKSHQLVYQILARENDYVSGEKIGGELNLSRTSIWKAIQRLQQEGLVIDSIKNRGYKLIQGDLILPDVIQEKTNLNILYKPETKSTQTDAKKGIEDGNKGDTLYLSTYQTAGRGRFQRPYYSPAQGGIYMSLHIQPNLTYDQLPAYTLLTAGAIYKAIKNLTLIDVSIKWVNDVYFKNKKIAGILTEAMTSVETDLVTDVIIGVGINFAISDFPKEIKEKAGSLFTPPAPITRNELISEIWRCFYQTAPEELLYLYKEHSLVLGREVSFIQDQTEKKGIAKDISDKGQLLIQLDDQTEIWLHSGEISLTSWT; this is translated from the coding sequence ATGAAATCACACCAACTAGTCTATCAAATATTAGCTAGAGAAAACGACTATGTTAGCGGAGAAAAAATCGGAGGAGAACTGAATCTAAGCCGCACATCCATATGGAAAGCGATCCAACGCCTCCAACAAGAAGGGCTCGTGATTGACAGTATTAAAAATAGAGGATATAAGCTCATTCAAGGCGATTTAATATTGCCTGATGTAATCCAGGAGAAAACCAACTTAAACATTCTCTACAAACCTGAAACCAAATCAACCCAAACAGATGCAAAGAAAGGTATTGAGGATGGAAACAAGGGAGATACCCTCTATCTTTCCACATATCAGACAGCCGGTCGTGGTCGCTTTCAGCGTCCCTACTACTCTCCTGCTCAGGGGGGGATCTATATGTCCTTGCATATTCAACCAAATCTCACCTATGACCAGCTTCCTGCCTACACATTACTTACAGCAGGTGCCATTTACAAAGCTATTAAAAACCTCACCTTGATTGACGTGAGTATCAAATGGGTAAATGACGTCTACTTTAAAAATAAAAAAATAGCAGGTATCCTCACCGAAGCCATGACGTCAGTAGAAACAGACCTAGTAACAGATGTCATTATCGGCGTTGGAATCAACTTTGCCATCAGCGATTTCCCTAAAGAGATAAAAGAAAAAGCTGGAAGTCTCTTTACACCACCAGCTCCTATCACACGAAACGAACTAATCTCAGAAATTTGGCGTTGTTTCTACCAAACAGCACCCGAAGAACTACTTTATCTTTATAAAGAACACTCTCTCGTCCTAGGAAGAGAGGTCAGTTTTATCCAAGATCAGACTGAAAAAAAAGGAATCGCCAAGGACATCTCCGACAAAGGACAACTCCTTATCCAGCTTGATGATCAGACAGAAATCTGGCTCCATAGTGGTGAAATCTCACTCACTAGCTGGACTTAA